Proteins co-encoded in one Lasioglossum baleicum chromosome 3, iyLasBale1, whole genome shotgun sequence genomic window:
- the LOC143207027 gene encoding uncharacterized protein LOC143207027 — protein MSSHIQKSCVGLEATLSDSKKKYGDKVNALLSAWEHVTNFIPGATPEATQSLIEWAHKHTLKLVLRGEWPKLSPATKTHLNVTLQRCASHLVQHPAAPRCTALIALVHNPWTHPALDSILNGQPDSEHEEEFCCSEKGELLTMRLKILCEDRCEDIAVNLAAACVRSLRRSDRLRSLSDSHHVHYMIDVYIVLLYKLKRTQDIFAQLKLMDLSDGLELVQRLSGERPTKYGTARVWRNSIKAAELVAQYLVTAGMVRPVPETGAIILEQILNSWASLHSKLKDVAPTLPGMIRKLIEPAESAQHIYIFCAVLAKHFGDSIKPLVIELYIRALTTDMNELESQKAKSDKDKVRETAKRLGTQFLKLADVVGSNIGIARECLLTAFSLHPTRACYDRIKEIAVACGKTREDNATSGEGVAVADKLKYPLDGHHSNGTLSKTETEVEVQLDEKKESIRDEGETTSMSDATCKKGLDFQNGQVSKTFERTDQLLKSLLTTARKGESAISTTMTTNDRCPLHPKREPLPGAPLGELCFNCGEFTGNDIIGTGKSSDASEPAARNMERSLDALILIKGDAVTGSANYDEKSVPNQVLDAEKLGLSPQLCDDLSVVLSSPRYHMLSWVLDWKELNGLCERYLENAEEMRNTNKELKYLNIDYSQFKDWPSEDDTKDIFFGIEKGYEQWVDLPSDNSEQYGSFQPAGTYKRSSTRRSLDDTTTTDSDSGSMLRMRRTGRARKIHRLESSESDYDSADRKLKHFRNSSVSVSDSDSNTQDSQTDSLGSDGCRLEAKKKPNKSTGKETSKKRSKSTKLTVESVSHFHMLVNENVRHANANEDASGSDVSSNDIITLFSADMDENKRETIKGSAYTAAAPLIITERRSDPAVLKSLRMFRPQNTKKPTRISQILQKNLLNKSKDKNNLENNASSVTKFAPMLSTLNLNPKIVLTRADEIDRRLIRSKKQQRLSTGDITSELMNIQKNMPFSPNKNAISTYQKQKGSTGTNTAKSDLVSAEDRDLSAKSSLGKRKFDILAKAVRDSDILAKNVPGLNSLDMMVPPRMRPTVNVVQLSRNIPQSPNSGSVNSGNTPPRPNRTPSVAGTIQLPGTPSSGGHDSGVGMSPAGQTPPPRSSALPDVGEEANQPPDGSPTSSTNASSQLESDSSPGPRTGPIRRNQQQNQSSPKKSPSPCSAVTTTTTTVTTTTSSSIGSATVASEQLQIVCKPDGTYQLASVNPNLVSNQRNVLGLQNMEDTAVAAVGFSRQNQHAENTTRNTYERLTATKTNATQSGQNAGLPKFQQAFRKTIYTLSTDASTGVAGPTAETLVQTATASPQKAANLSKAVQTSVPSSQQQPNAATGINVQSIANIPNALQLSTGRQILNIVQSSTGSNATNVAASPNAANQTLSQLVQNVQNASPGVIYTHKIPVTISTTNPSQLNIIPTISHANSIPAGRTPVVKLNIIRTSAPLRQQNLTGAIQAVLTTPRLQQQQQQQQQQQQQQQQQQQQQQQPPAVRTDSLIGSPIEVPNQVSSTTLEQLREFESVLEQVKERSTIQPQSHQMISTATATAATTTVQTQTTTQQTVQVTKPQQQQQSQQQQQPQQVSVSALAQQLLMPTQQQQQQQQQQQQQTNTDFASNGSTVNFQQDIFSQKVSLAYVNQSTGTVAAKTPNSTPVVVVTSYCQPAASPALSVTSQSSSSPCVTPAPAPIPSAGKTPPTPPSAKTVKKSAPKTLKTSATNTSKASPIPKPQQKPQEDEQTAQRIYAILDEYAEQLRNSPDLNNKPAPRRRSNPPTNPSQSSKRKKSGANKSKPVGQQSSELSPSTDDLGRTMGSEDSSSGVVHVQDSPVGFPAPEEPAGNVTSVVDANAEVRNLTNDSNDGVELNVKRRNLIFAEPGSGQPRAVIVQEAVQTGSVSVSEALASVTGKMGSTAVLVPGTNYILPMNLMKGAQQFTIVSSGSKLLATVPATVRTTGNTGVPNTLVLQSFLNQAGKIISQPAQVKQVKIPTLQTLSGNQTLTTAQNVQAASVVIPQTAGVGGGGGVGVGVGIGGGGGGSFVTETEKSAIIGDLAMTKSDSTVATAASVESATNAIVVNKSNSAIGLIQRNLNESPENQQICGVITSNPNLALQGARLFNSSMHKLSTTGGLKSDNVVCLTPTTAAIGHSSGKKSPQETQVHNDKPVAIQPGATISLAFASQSDVSMLNDAAHQHQKDAKEVASADIIPGGKIISPKTVKRKIDDAMDSMSTIVTSKQSRGIDNAAQFLVTGGPSSSDSQESPVQQSAEGIDVSCKVGNGLLYGNARLQEAWEPEGKVSPDTPWRYVPTSTNSLNIEPLNSRYADNSENVQSVLQIINKGQGIEMAGGQIYQTNTKKYFMNHTLEPFQQYTNKSNAMKTPLNPRLDRELLQQKMERKAAAIEREMRLQKSLSEECEDLGVDEPSTSDLFPEADLLFDTNHSPSFDHSSQDASCSQPLGMKSYGGSYFRSLDSSSGSRDASPVGDFRANNERRRNVGQRTRSSKDSSKRSKRDKAEELHLQNPVKHLRLGLDNSSQDEASNSNSDISRLSPTHLGSLENDSPKVQGRAKIASRNGSKEGSPSSVSSIPSNMKLDIDLDSESLPATINVNNASAASSGDESLTLLSGNTADVTIPSPLSPIAGPMLSTHKYTYTNKKRIASKVTRMDYLSWESPMSERTRSSSDEEDSSVSESISSQPEENALSNGLDDSVQSLKLLSGERRCSYLKKKDKLQVNARVVLNRAEHKSGVGVGVGVGGGGVGGGLSKRVKATTAEAIQDSVMVSSDKASEPSDDEGGNIALVEPDCRARRSSLRGHVKKGCACCNGSPERPKKKSVKSEHSKLKKRLSSKQTGKKR, from the exons GCACACGTTGAAATTGGTTCTGCGCGGGGAGTGGCCGAAGTTGTCACCCGCGACAAAGACGCACCTCAACGTAACATTACAGAGGTGCGCGTCTCACCTGGTGCAACACCCCGCTGCACCCAGGTGCACTGCCCTGATAGCTCTGGTGCACAATCCATGGACTCATCCCGCGCTCGACAGCATACTTAACGGCCAACCGGATTCCGAACATGAAGAGG AATTCTGCTGTTCGGAGAAAGGCGAACTGTTAACTATGAGGCTGAAAATACTTTGCGAGGACCGCTGCGAGGACATAGCGGTGAACCTCGCCGCCGCTTGCGTACGTTCTCTGCGGCGAAGCGATCGGCTACGCTCGCTCTCGGATTCTCATCACGTTCATTACATGATCGACGTCTATATCGTCCTATTGTATAAATTGAAACGCACGCAAGATATATTCGCTCAA TTAAAATTAATGGATCTCAGCGACGGTCTGGAATTGGTCCAGAGGCTCAGCGGCGAAAGACCAACGAAATATGGAACCGCGCGAGTTTGGAGGAATTCGATAAAGGCTGCCGAATTGGTTGCGCAATATCTCGTTACCGCGGGGATGGTTCGACCCGTTCCGGAGACGGGCGCGATCATCCTTGAACAGATCTTGAACTCCTGGGCGTCGTTGCACTCGAAATTGAAGGATGTTGCCCCTACCTTGCCGGGAATGATACGGAAGTTGATCGAACCTGCCGAGAGCGCTCAGCATATTTACATTTTTTGCGCGGTACTCGCGAAACAC TTTGGCGACAGCATAAAACCGCTGGTGATCGAGCTGTATATCAGGGCGTTGACGACGGACATGAACGAGCTGGAGAGTCAGAAAGCGAAGTCGGACAAGGACAAGGTCCGTGAGACGGCGAAGCGGTTGGGCACGCAGTTCTTGAAGTTGGCGGACGTGGTCGGCAGCAACATCGGGATCGCTCGGGAGTGTTTGCTTACggcgttctcgttgcatccgaCCAGGGCTTGCTATGATAGGATCAAGGAGATCGCTGTGGCGTGCGGAAAAACCAGGGAGGACAACGCGACGTCCGGCGAGGGTGTCGCCGTGGCCGACAAGCTAAAATATCCGCTGGACGGTCACCATTCGAACGGGACCTTGTCGAAGACCGAGACCGAGGTTGAGGTCCAGCTTGACGAGAAGAAGGAGAGCATACGAGACGAGGGAGAGACGACGTCCATGTCGGACGCGACCTGTAAGAAGGGCCTCGATTTTCAGAACGGGCAGGTGAGCAAGACCTTCGAGCGCACCGACCAACTGCTCAAGAGCTTGCTGACCACCGCGAGGAAAGGCGAGTCCGCGATCTCGACGACAATGACGACGAACGACAGGTGTCCTCTTCATCCGAAGAGGGAGCCGTTGCCCGGCGCTCCGCTTGGCGAGCTCTGCTTCAACTGCGGCGAGTTTACCGGGAACGACATCATTGGGACCGGGAAGTCGTCCGACGCGAGCGAGCCGGCGGCCAGGAACATGGAGAGATCACTGGACGCGCTGATCCTGATCAAGGGGGACGCGGTCACCGGCTCGGCTAACTATGACGAAAAATCTGTGCCGAATCAGGTGCTCGACGCAGAGAAGCTCGGCCTCTCGCCGCAGCTCTGCGACGATCTGTCCGTCGTGCTGAGTAGTCCCCGCTACCATATGCTCAGCTGGGTTCTCGACTGGAAAGAGCTGAATGGCCTCTGCGAACGGTACTTGGAGAATGCCGAGGAAATGAGAAACACCAACAAGGAGCTCAAGTATTTGAACATCGATTACTCGCAGTTCAAGGACTGGCCGTCGGAGGACGACACCAAGGATATATTCTTCGGGATCGAGAAAGGCTACGAGCAATGGGTCGATCTGCCGTCGGACAATTCGGAGCAATACGGCAGCTTCCAGCCAGCAGGCACCTACAAGAGGTCCTCGACCAGGAGGAGCCTGGACGATACCACCACCACGGACTCGGACAGCGGCAGCATGCTCCGGATGCGGAGAACGGGAAGAGCGAGGAAGATTCATCGGTTGGAATCGTCCGAGAGCGACTACGACAGCGCGGATCGGAAGTTGAAGCACTTTAGAAACAGCTCGGTCTCGGTTTCGGACAGCGACAGCAACACGCAGGACAGCCAGACGGATAGCCTGGGTAGCGACGGGTGTCGGCTCGAAGCGAAGAAGAAACCGAACAAGTCGACCGGCAAGGAGACCAGTAAGAAACGTTCCAAATCGACGAAACTGACTGTCGAGTCTGTCTCGCACTTCCACATGCTGGTCAACGAGAACGTGCGGCACGCGAACGCCAATGAAGACGCGAGCGGCTCCGACGTTAGCAGCAACGACATCATCACTCTGTTCTCCGCCGACATGGATGAGAACAAGCGGGAGACGATCAAGGGGTCCGCGTacacggccgccgcgccgttgaTTATCACCGAGAGAAGAAGCGATCCCGCGGTCCTCAAATCCCTCAGAATGTTCAGGCCGCAAAACACCAAGAAGCCGACCAGAATCTCGCAGATACTGCAGAAGAACCTGTTAAACAAGAGCAAGGATAAGAACAACCTCGAAAATAACGCGAGCAGCGTGACCAAGTTCGCGCCGATGCTCAGCACGCTCAATTTGAATCCAAAGATCGTGCTGACTCGAGCAGATGAGATCGATAGGCGGCTGATCCGCTCGAAGAAGCAACAGCGGCTGAGCACCGGCGACATCACCAGCGAGCTGATGAACATACAAAAGAACATGCCGTTCTCGCCCAACAAGAACGCGATATCGACCTATCAGAAACAGAAGGGAAGCACTGGGACGAACACAGCCAAATCGGACCTGGTTTCGGCTGAGGATCGCGACTTGAGCGCGAAATCTAGCCTGGGTAAAAGAAAGTTCGACATCCTGGCGAAAGCGGTCCGGGATTCGGACATCTTGGCGAAGAACGTACCGGGCTTGAACTCGCTGGACATGATGGTGCCGCCGCGGATGCGACCCACCGTGAACGTGGTGCAGCTCTCGCGAAACATTCCACAGAGCCCAAACTCGGGCTCGGTCAACAGCGGTAACACCCCTCCCCGGCCAAACAGAACTCCGAGCGTGGCAGGAACTATCCAGCTTCCAGGTACACCATCGTCGGGAGGTCATGACAGCGGCGTCGGCATGAGCCCAGCGGGACAAACACCGCCGCCTAGGTCATCGGCGTTGCCCGACGTAGGCGAGGAAGCGAACCAGCCGCCAGACGGCTCGCCAACCTCCTCGACAAACGCGTCCAGTCAGCTCGAGTCGGACTCCAGCCCTGGTCCCAGGACAGGACCGATCCGTCGGAACCAGCAGCAAAATCAATCCTCGCCGAAAAAATCTCCGTCGCCGTGTTCTGCGGTGACAACGACCACCACCACCGTCACTACAACCACTAGCTCGAGCATCGGCTCGGCGACGGTCGCGTCCGAACAGCTGCAGATCGTGTGTAAACCGGACGGCACTTACCAGCTAGCCTCTGTGAACCCGAATCTGGTGTCGAACCAGAGGAACGTTCTCGGTCTGCAGAACATGGAGGACACGGCGGTCGCCGCTGTGGGGTTCTCGCGACAGAACCAACACGCGGAGAACACGACCAGAAACACCTACGAACGACTGACCGCCACGAAGACGAACGCGACACAGTCCGGACAGAACGCCGGTCTACCTAAGTTCCAGCAGGCATTTCGTAAGACCATCTATACCTTGTCGACGGATGCGTCGACCGGCGTCGCCGGACCCACCGCCGAGACGCTGGTCCAGACCGCAACCGCGTCCCCTCAGAAGGCTGCAAACCTCTCAAAGGCGGTGCAGACCTCGGTGCCCAGCAGTCAGCAACAGCCTAACGCGGCTACCGGGATCAACGTGCAGTCGATCGCGAACATTCCCAACGCGTTGCAGCTCTCCACCGGCAGACAGATACTGAACATCGTACAGAGCTCGACGGGCAGCAACGCGACGAACGTCGCCGCGAGTCCGAACGCCGCGAACCAGACGCTCTCGCAGCTGGTGCAAAACGTCCAGAACGCCTCGCCCGGGGTAATATACACGCACAAAATTCCAGTTACGATATCCACCACAAACCCGAGCCAGCTGAACATCATCCCGACGATATCGCACGCCAACTCGATACCTGCCGGAAGGACGCCCGTGGTCAAGCTGAACATTATCCGAACGTCCGCGCCGCTACGACAGCAGAACCTCACCGGAGCTATCCAAGCGGTCCTGACGACGCCCAGgttgcagcagcagcagcagcagcaacaacaacagcagcagcagcaacaacaacaacagcagcaacagcaacaaccgCCGGCGGTCAGAACAGACAGTTTGATCGGTTCGCCTATCGAGGTTCCCAATCAGGTCAGCTCGACCACGCTCGAACAGCTTCGAGAATTCGAGAGTGTACTCGAACAGGTGAAGGAGAGGAGTACGATCCAGCCGCAGTCTCATCAGATGATATCAACTGCAACCGCGACCGCGGCCACGACCACCGTGCAAACGCAAACCACCACGCAGCAAACCGTGCAAGTTACCAAgccgcagcaacaacaacaatctcaacaacagcaacaaccaCAACAGGTTTCCGTGAGCGCCCTCGCGCAGCAACTGCTGATGCCcacgcaacagcagcagcaacaacaacaacaacaacagcaacagacCAACACCGATTTTGCCAGCAACGGGAGCACTGTTAATTTTCAACAAGACATCTTCTCGCAAAAGGTGTCGCTGGCGTACGTGAATCAAAGTACGGGCACCGTGGCTGCGAAAACCCCAAACTCGACCCCTGTCGTCGTTGTGACGAGCTACTGTCAGCCGGCAGCTTCGCCCGCATTGAGTGTGACGTCGCAGAGTTCTTCCAGCCCGTGCGTGACGCCGGCACCAGCGCCAATACCTTCCGCCGGCAAGACGCCGCCCACGCCTCCGTCCGCGAAAACGGTGAAAAAGTCGGCGCCGAAGACCCTGAAGACCAGCGCGACCAACACGTCGAAGGCCTCGCCGATCCCGAAACCGCAGCAGAAGCCACAAGAGGACGAACAAACCGCGCAGAGAATCTACGCGATTTTGGACGAGTACGCGGAGCAGCTGCGCAACTCGCCGGATTTGAACAACAAGCCGGCGCCGAGGAGGAGATCGAATCCGCCGACGAACCCCAGTCAGTCCTCGAAGCGAAAAAAGTCCGGCGCGAACAAGTCCAAGCCAGTTGGCCAACAAAGCTCGGAGCTGAGCCCGAGCACCGACGATCTCGGTCGCACCATGGGCAGCGAAGACTCGTCGAGCGGTGTGGTGCACGTGCAGGACAGTCCAGTGGGATTCCCTGCGCCCGAGGAACCGGCCGGAAACGTCACGAGCGTGGTGGACGCGAACGCCGAGGTGCGAAACCTGACGAACGATTCGAACGACGGGGTTGAACTGAACGTGAAAAGGCGGAACCTGATCTTCGCCGAGCCGGGCTCCGGTCAGCCTAGAGCGGTGATCGTCCAGGAAGCCGTGCAGACCGGCTCGGTCAGCGTGAGCGAGGCTTTGGCTTCGGTCACCGGCAAAATGGGCAGCACGGCCGTTCTGGTCCCTGGCACCAACTACATCCTGCCGATGAATCTAATGAAGGGCGCCCAGCAGTTCACCATAGTTTCGAGCGGTTCTAAACTGCTCGCCACCGTACCAGCTACAGTTCGAACCACCGGAAACACAGGCGTCCCAAACACGTTGGTTCTGCAGTCCTTTCTAAACCAGGCAGGCAAGATCATCTCACAACCGGCGCAGGTTAAACAGGTCAAGATCCCAACGCTGCAGACGCTGTCTGGTAATCAGACGTTGACAACGGCGCAGAACGTGCAGGCTGCTTCTGTGGTGATCCCGCAAACAGCCGGCGttggcggtggcggtggcgtTGGTGTTGGCGTTGGTAttggcggtggtggtggcggcTCATTCGTTACGGAGACGGAAAAGAGCGCCATCATTGGCGATCTCGCCATGACGAAGAGCGATTCGACGGTAGCGACAGCCGCGAGCGTGGAATCCGCGACGAACGCCATTGTCGTTAACAAGAGCAATTCGGCGATCGGCTTGATACAGCGGAACTTGAACGAGTCTCCCGAAAACCAGCAGATCTGCGGCGTGATCACCAGCAATCCGAACCTCGCGCTCCAAGGCGCCAGACTATTCAATTCTTCGATGCATAAACTGTCGACGACCGGTGGACTCAAGTCGGACAACGTGGTGTGCCTGACGCCGACTACAGCGGCGATCGGCCACTCGTCGGGAAAGAAATCGCCTCAGGAAACCCAG GTGCACAACGACAAGCCCGTGGCCATCCAACCGGGAGCCACGATCTCTCTCGCTTTCGCTAGCCAATCGGACGTCTCCATGCTAAACGACGCTGCGCACCAACACCAGAAAGACGCGAAGGAGGTGGCTTCGGCGGACATCATTCCCGGCGGCAAGATCATTTCACCGAAAACGGTCAAAAGAAAAATCGACGACGCTATGG ATTCCATGTCGACGATAGTGACGAGCAAGCAGTCGAGAGGCATCGACAATGCGGCGCAGTTTTTGGTGACGGGTGGTCCGAGCAGTTCCGACAGCCAGGAATCGCCAGTGCAGCAGTCGGCCGAGGGAATCGACGTGTCCTGCAAGGTCGGAAACGGCCTGCTTTACGGTAACGCGAGGCTGCAGGAAGCTTGGGAGCCGGAGGGTAAAGTGTCGCCGGATACGCCTTGGCGATACGTGCCGACTTCAACGAACTCGTTGAACATCGAGCCGTTAAACTCGCGGTACGCCGACAACTCGGAGAACGTGCAGAGCGTGTTGCAGATCATCAACAAGGGCCAAGGTATCGAGATGGCAGGCGGACAAATCTACCAAACGAACACGAAAAAGTACTTCATGAACCACACGTTGGAGCCGTTCCAACAGTACACGAACAAGAGCAACGCGATGAAGACGCCGTTGAACCCGAGGCTGGACCGAGAGCTGTTGCAGCAGAAAATGGAGAGAAAAGCGGCGGCGATCGAGCGCGAGATGAGGTTGCAGAAGAGCCTGTCGGAAGAGTGCGAGGATCTGGGAGTGGACGAGCCGAGCACCAGCGATCTTTTCCCCGAGGCGGATCTGTTGTTCGACACGAATCACTCGCCATCGTTTGACCATTCGTCTCAGGACGCTTCCTGCAGCCAGCCGCTCGGTATGAAGTCGTACGGCGGCTCCTACTTCCGTTCGTTGGACTCGTCGAGCGGCAGCAGGGACGCCAGTCCGGTCGGCGACTTCAGGGCCAACAACGAACGCAGAAGGAACGTCGGTCAGCGAACCAGATCCTCGAAGGACTCGTCGAAGAGGTCGAAACGAGACAAGGCAGAGGAGCTCCACCTGCAGAACCCAGTGAAACACTTGCGGCTCGGGCTCGACAACTCGAGCCAGGACGAAGCATCGAACAGCAACTCTGACATTTCAAGGCTGTCACCCACGCATCTCGGCTCGCTGGAGAACGACTCGCCAAAAGTGCAAGGCCGGGCGAAGATCGCATCTAGAAACGGTTCGAAGGAGGGCTCGCCGAGCAGCGTGTCCAGCATCCCGTCGAATATGAAACTGGACATCGATCTGGACTCGGAGTCGCTACCGGCGACCATCAACGTGAACAACGCGTCGGCGGCGAGTTCGGGGGACGAAAGTCTGACCTTGCTTAGCGGGAACACGGCCGACGTGACGATACCCTCACCGCTCTCGCCGATCGCCGGCCCGATGCTCTCCACGCACAAGTACACCTACACCAATAAGAAACGAATCGCCTCGAAGGTGACCAGGATGGACTATCTATCGTGGGAGAGTCCGATGTCCGAGAGGACGCGATCCAGCAGCGACGAGGAGGACTCGAGCGTGAGCGAGTCGATCAGTAGCCAACCAGAGGAGAACGCACTGAGCAACGGCCTCGACGACAGCGTGCAGAGCCTGAAGTTATTGAGTGGCGAACGCCGGTGCAGCTATCTCAAGAAGAAGGACAAGCTGCAGGTGAACGCGAGGGTGGTGTTGAATCGGGCCGAACACAAAAGCGGTGTTggtgtcggtgtcggtgtcggGGGTGGAGGAGTTGGCGGTGGTCTGTCGAAACGCGTGAAGGCGACCACCGCTGAGGCAATCCAGGACTCGGTGATGGTCTCCAGCGATAAGGCGAGCGAACCCTCGGACGACGAGGGTGGAAACATCGCGCTGGTCGAGCCCGATTGTCGGGCGAGAAGGTCCAGTCTCCGCGGTCACGTAAAGAAAGGTTGCGCCTGTTGCAACGGCTCGCCCGAGAGACCGAAGAAGAAGTCGGTGAAGTCTGAGCACTCGAAGCTGAAGAAGAGGCTGTCCTCGAAACAGACAGGGAAGAAGAGGTAG
- the LOC143207037 gene encoding translation initiation factor eIF2 assembly protein → MVSNLKPECSFPSWYPQFCKDSLEATILRIPNDVLKYLEDDAFFLPVETTKEPSESGVWADGSPVLNEEHSSESQPTFPEFSQKIQDAIDEYGAVFVKSNWSSPSDATWVAPTKTLKCKTLEEVYLLLKSSDRIAQDLSNIRNNANREIPLESCLILKQWRDINPCTEFRCFVVKNELIAISQRDISQYHSYNESEKYNIRTDIKSLFMEHIKNRFPLNDYSFDVIRYKKDKVKIVDFGSLDESSTKGTLFTYEELLNQINDPPEFRFIGEEIGIQPKPPNHFCIPREINEFFQSNNSSTLLDIIQTEVENQRKEQERSNSNVTNEI, encoded by the exons ATGGTCAGCAATTTGAAACCGGAGTGCTCGTTTCCATCGTGGTATCCACAATTCTGTAAAGATTCTCTGGAAGCTACAATTCTTCGTATTCCCAACGATGTACTTAAATACTTGGAAGACGATGCATTCTTTTTACCTGTCGAGACGACAAAAGAGCCATCGGAAAGTGGAGTGTGGGCAGATGGTTCTCCAGTACTAAATGAAGAG cATTCATCTGAATCTCAACCAACATTTCCAGAGTTCAGCCAGAAGATTCAAGATGCGATAGATGAATATGGCGCAGTATTTGTCAAAAGCAATTGGAGTTCACCTTCT GATGCGACATGGGTCGCTCCCACCAAAACTCTCAAATGCAAAACATTGGAGGAGGTATACTTATTACTGAAAAGCTCCGATAGGATCGCACAAGATTTAAGTAACATTAGGAACAATGCGAATAGGGAAATTCCATTAGAGTCTTGTCTTATACTAAAACAATGGAGAGACATTAATCCGTGCACCGAATTTCGATGTTTTGTAGTAAAAAATGAGCTCATAG CGATCAGCCAACGAGATATATCACAGTATCACAGTTACAACGAGTCCGAGAAATATAATATTCGAACGGATATTAAAAGTTTGTTCATGGAGCATATCAAAAACAGGTTTCCGCTGAACGATT ACTCGTTCGACGTGATTCGTTACAAAAAAGATAAGGTAAAGATCGTTGACTTTGGCTCTTTGGACGAATCTTCCACCAAAGGAACGCTCTTCACGTACGAAGAATTGCTAAATCAGATCAACGATCCACCGGAATTCCGATTTATCGGTGAGGAAATCGGCATTCAACCGAAGCCGCCGAATCATTTTTGCATTCCTCGAGAGATCAATGAGTTTTTCCAGTCGAACAACAGCTCGACGTTACTGGATATTATTCAAACA GAAGTAGAGAATCAACGAAAAGAGCAAGAGAGGTCCAATTCGAACGTAACGAATGAAATTTGA